ACCGCCATTGCCATCAAATTTAAAGGCAACGGGGGCAACGACAAGGGGCTGGCCAAGGTTCGCAAAATCGATGGACTGGCCGTGTACGTCATGAACGAACCCGTTAAGGATTACGAAACTGTCGTCGACGCATCCGGCGGTGTCAAAGCGAAATCGTATTTTACGAGCGGCCTGGTGAATAATTCCATTGAAGAAGACATGGAGCAATTTGTCCGGCGGGTGAAAAAAGAAGCCGAGGAAGCCAAGAAACCAATTGACGCCGTTGTATATTCAAGCGGAAAAAGAGCTATTGGTGTAAAATTCAAAGGATGAAACCTCGCATTGCCATTGACATGGACGACGTGCTGGCGGACACCGTCGGCAAATTTATTGCCATCTACCGCCGTGATTTCGACACAAACGCCCTTCCCGACGTCTTTCGGGAAAATTCCTTTCATGAGGTACTGGAGAAGGATATTTCCCAGCGGTTGTCCGACTATGTTCATCAGCCGGGTTTCTTCGCCGATATTGAAGTGATGCCGGGGGCACCGGAAATCACCCGGGCTTTAGCTGAAAAGTACGATCTGTTCGTAACCTCAGCAGCAATGGAATTCCGCAACTCGCTGGCGGAAAAATACGACTGGCTGGATCGCCACTTCCCGCACATTCACTGGAAAAACCGGGTTTTCTGCGGAGATAAAAGTATCATCCGGGCCGACGTCATGATCGACGATATGCCGTATAATCTGGTGAGTTTCCAGGGGAAAGGCTTGCTGTTTGATGCCCCCCACAATCAAGACAACGAACTATTTCAACGGGTTTTCTCCTGGGAAGAAATCGCGAAAGTACTGCTGTAGCGGTTCCGGTTTTCCCGTAAACAAAAATTCCCGCCAGTTAGACTGGCGGGAATTTTTGTTATGTATTAAAAGCTATTAGGCTGAAATCTGCTCACTCTTTTCAACCAGCCGATCGTGGCCCGTCTCAAATTCGGCGCTGGTTACTTTAGCAGGACGCATTTTAATAATACCAGTCCAAGCTAAAAACTTAATCACCGGGTAAGTGGGGTCAAGCTCCCACCATTTCGCCCCGAAGTTGGCGGCATTGGGGCGTTTGTGGTGGTTGTTCTGGAACAACTCGCCCATCATCAGCCAATCGAAGAACAGCGAGTTTTTCGATTTATCGTGGTTGTCAAAATTGGCGTATCCGTACTTGTGACCGCTCCAGTTAACAATAGCGCCGTGGATAGGCCCCATCAGGAAGTGAATAGGCAGCAGGAAGAAAAACGCCCAGTGCATATCCAGATAAATGAAGGCAAAAATATAGAACAGGGAATAAGCCGTTCCCCAGGCAACGCGCGAAATCCAGGAATCTCCCACTTTCTCCAGCGCGTACCATTCCGGATAGTTGCGGTCAAATTTCGCTTCGATAGGCCGAACCCGATTCAGGACGGCATTATAAATATCTTTTGTTTTCCACATCATCGTAAATACGTTCTTCGTATGGTGCGGTGAGTGGGGGTCTTTCGGCGTATCACTGAATGCATGGTGCATCCGGTGCAAAACCGCATAAGCCCGTGGGCTTAAATACGATGATCCTTGCGAAACATAGGTCAGGAAAAAGAAAAAGCGTTCCCAAACCTTGCTCATCGTGAACATCTTGTGTGCCGAGTACCGGTGTAGAAAAAAGGTCTGGCAGAAAAGCGACACGTACCAGTGTACAACAAAGGCAATAAGGATTATTACCACAGGCGTAATTTTGTTAAAGGTGAATGGCTAAAACCAACTTCAGTGCAATTGATTTATACAAATCTACAACAATTAAGCCGATTGTTAACCGAATAAGACAAATTTTTATTTTTTCTAAAATTTAATTCAGTACGCGGTTGTCGAATACTGTAACAGGTTGGCACCCATCCGTAAAGCCTGCTGACGGGCCTCCTCCGGATCATTATAAACAGATTGATCCTCCCATCCGTTCCCTAAATCGCACTCATAACTGTAAAAACAAACCAGACGTCCTTCCCAGATTAATCCAAATCCCTGCGGGGCTTTTCCGTCGTGTTCGTGCACCTTGGGCAGCCCGCTGGTGAAATTAAACTTCTGGTGATAAACGGGATGGTTATAAGGCAACTCAATAAACGTCAGCTCCGGAAATACTTTTTTCATCTCCCGGCGAATGAATTTATCCAGCCCGTAATTATCATCGATGTGCAAAAATCCGCCCGACATCAGATACCGTCTCAGGTTCTGCGCTTCGGCATCCGTAAACACCACGTTTCCGTGACCGGTCATGTGAACAAACGGGTACGAAAACAACTCGGGACTGCCGACCTCCACAATATCTTCCTCCGGAAAAATATTCATTCGCAGGTTTGTGTTGCAAAACTTGATCAGGTTGGGAATGGATGTTTTGTTGGCGTACCAGTCGCCCCCACCGTTGTACTTGAGTTTGGCAATTTTGTAGGAGTATTGCGCCCGAACGGCCGTTGTGGTCAGCACCGTGATTACCAACACCGTTTGCAGAATGTACGTAAGCCGTTTCGTCATCATATCGTATTTATCAGATGTAGGGTATGACAGGCTGCCAAAGCCGCCGTTTCGGTGCGCAGC
This Larkinella insperata DNA region includes the following protein-coding sequences:
- a CDS encoding DUF4159 domain-containing protein, whose protein sequence is MMTKRLTYILQTVLVITVLTTTAVRAQYSYKIAKLKYNGGGDWYANKTSIPNLIKFCNTNLRMNIFPEEDIVEVGSPELFSYPFVHMTGHGNVVFTDAEAQNLRRYLMSGGFLHIDDNYGLDKFIRREMKKVFPELTFIELPYNHPVYHQKFNFTSGLPKVHEHDGKAPQGFGLIWEGRLVCFYSYECDLGNGWEDQSVYNDPEEARQQALRMGANLLQYSTTAY
- a CDS encoding acyl-CoA desaturase; this encodes MVIILIAFVVHWYVSLFCQTFFLHRYSAHKMFTMSKVWERFFFFLTYVSQGSSYLSPRAYAVLHRMHHAFSDTPKDPHSPHHTKNVFTMMWKTKDIYNAVLNRVRPIEAKFDRNYPEWYALEKVGDSWISRVAWGTAYSLFYIFAFIYLDMHWAFFFLLPIHFLMGPIHGAIVNWSGHKYGYANFDNHDKSKNSLFFDWLMMGELFQNNHHKRPNAANFGAKWWELDPTYPVIKFLAWTGIIKMRPAKVTSAEFETGHDRLVEKSEQISA
- a CDS encoding 5' nucleotidase, NT5C type, with the translated sequence MKPRIAIDMDDVLADTVGKFIAIYRRDFDTNALPDVFRENSFHEVLEKDISQRLSDYVHQPGFFADIEVMPGAPEITRALAEKYDLFVTSAAMEFRNSLAEKYDWLDRHFPHIHWKNRVFCGDKSIIRADVMIDDMPYNLVSFQGKGLLFDAPHNQDNELFQRVFSWEEIAKVLL